The following DNA comes from Rhodopirellula bahusiensis.
GTCGTGTTTGTCAGCGGAGAATGTGGTCCACCGAGTGGTGATCAATGGACTGTTTTTCTTGGTGGTGTTGTCCGCGATCCGGTCGTTTTCTGGTTCCAAGCTGCGAATGTGGGCAACGATGTTCATTGGCGGATTGGCCTATGCAGCTTCATGGGCCAATGAGATGGCGGGAATGAAGGGGTTGGCGGTCGCCAGCGACGTGTGCTTCGCGTTCGTGTTTGTCTCGTTGATCCACGCCGTTGGAGTGAATGTGTTTGGTGAGGGATCAGTCGACGCTGACCGAATTATTGGAGCTGTGTCGATCTACTTTTTGATCGGGTTGCTCTGGGCGTTTCTCTACACGTTGGTTGAACTGTTTGAACCGGGATCGTTCTCGTTCCCTGTCCAGGAAGAAAGCCTGACTCAAAACGCCCGTTTGATCAGCGATTTCATTTACTTCAGCAACGTGACGCT
Coding sequences within:
- a CDS encoding potassium channel family protein, translating into MILARAPQTNRWLTHSRHGELLLALVSLIFIQSCLSAENVVHRVVINGLFFLVVLSAIRSFSGSKLRMWATMFIGGLAYAASWANEMAGMKGLAVASDVCFAFVFVSLIHAVGVNVFGEGSVDADRIIGAVSIYFLIGLLWAFLYTLVELFEPGSFSFPVQEESLTQNARLISDFIYFSNVTLTTLGYGDVVPMSRPAKMLAVLQAMVGQLYVAIVIARMVGMQVSQRGVSFKN